The genomic segment AATAAATGGCAGATCAAAAGAAGTATATCCTAGCTGTACCTAACTTCAGTGATGGAAGAAGAGAAGACGTTATAGAAGCTGTAACAGGAGAACTAAAAGGAATCGAAGGAGTTAAGCTTGTAAGCGTTGAGCCAGAGCACGACTTCAACAGAACAGTTGTAACTGTAATAGGAGAGCCAGCACCACTTAAGCAAGCTCTTATAAACATGGCAGCTAAGTCGATAGAACTTATAGACATGAGAGAGCAAAGCGGAACTCACCCAAGAATAGGAGCTCAAGATACAATTCCTCTATTCCCATTCAGCAACACAACAGTTGAAGAGTGTATAGAGTTAGCTAACGAAATAGGAAAAGAGCTACACGAGAAGACTGGAGCGCCAATATTCTTCGCAGCGGACAATGCAGCTACAGAAGACAGAAAAGCACTAGCTTTCATCAGAAAAGGACAGTACGAGGGACTAAGAGACCTTCTTAAAGAGATCAAAGACGATCCATCAAGAGCGGACGAGTACGAGTCAAGAAAGCCAGACCTATCAAAAGACGGACTTCTATCAGACACAGCAGGAGCTACAATCTGTTCAGCAGAAGCAGAAGGACTTACAGC from the Andreesenia angusta genome contains:
- the ftcD gene encoding glutamate formimidoyltransferase, yielding MADQKKYILAVPNFSDGRREDVIEAVTGELKGIEGVKLVSVEPEHDFNRTVVTVIGEPAPLKQALINMAAKSIELIDMREQSGTHPRIGAQDTIPLFPFSNTTVEECIELANEIGKELHEKTGAPIFFAADNAATEDRKALAFIRKGQYEGLRDLLKEIKDDPSRADEYESRKPDLSKDGLLSDTAGATICSAEAEGLTAYNVFLNTEDVETAKKIAKAVRGPSGGFSTTRAVGIKFPEYDGVVVSINMFDCGATPVYRVFELVKQEAKRYGIAVTGSEIVGPIKLDYVINSLEYYLGLQGFRKEQILETHLMG